TCCAAGCGCGGATACCCTCGTTCAGCAAAATGTTTTTGGTATAGAAAGTTTCAAACTCTGGATCTTCTGCTGCGCGCAGTTCTTGAGAGACGAAGTCGTAAGCACGCAGGTTCAATGCCAAACCAACGATGCCAACCGCACTCATCCACAAGCCTGTGACTGGTACAAACAACATGAAGAAGTGCAACCAGCGCTTGTTGGAGAAAGCAATACCGAAGATCTGAGACCAGAAACGGTTTGCTGTCACCATCGAGTAGGTTTCTTCAGCTTGAGTTGGATTGAAGGCGCGGAAGGTGTTTGCTGCTTCGCCGTCTTCAAACAGGGTGTTTTCGACTGTCGCACCGTGAATCGCACACAGCAGCGCACCACCCAATACTCCTGCTACACCCATCATGTGGAAGGGGTTGAGTGTCCAGTTGTGGAACCCTTGCAAGAATAGCAAGAAACGGAAGATTGCTGCGACGCCAAAGCTCGGAGCAAAGAACCAGCTTGACTGTCCCAAGGGGTACATCAAGAATACGCTTACGAATACGGCAATTGGTGCTGAAAATGCGATCGCGTTGTAAGGACGAATCCCTACCAAGCGAGCAATTTCAAATTGACGCAGCATGAAGCCGATTAAACCAAAGGCTCCGTGCAAAGCGATGAATGGCCACAATCCTCCCAACTGACACCAACGGGTGAAGTTGCCTTGAGCTTCTGGACCCCACAACAGCAATAGGGAATGTCCCATTGCGTCTGCTGGTGTGGATACTGCTACGGTTAGGAAGTTACATCCTTCTAGGTAGGATGATGCTAATCCGTGGGTGTACCAACTGGTGACGAAGGTGGTGCCGGTTAGCCATCCCCCTAGTGCCAAAAATGCACAGGGGAAGAGCAGAATACCAGACCACCCTACGAATACGAAGCGATCGCGCTTCAGCCAGTCGTCGAGAACGTCAAACCACCCTCTTGTGGGGGCGCGTCCAACTGCGATGGTCATCGGACTAAAATCCTCTTTTTTACTAAAATTGCAACCTTTTGAGGAATTTAACGCTTTTTTGACACATCAGGCTGCTTTGATGCTGCCGCTCTTATGAGAAGTCACCGCTTAAACTTAAGTCGGCTTCCCTCTTGCTTGTGCCAAAAGCACTACCACTTGCTGTAATCCAGCTTGTGATTACTTAATACTTTTTAACTTATCACATTGGTTCTGCTTTACGCCTGGTTTACATCAGTAAATCAGGTATTAAAAACAAACCTATTAAATATTATCAATATCAGAAATTTTACAATCTGACACAACTTTTCTCAGAAATCTTAAAATAAACTTGCAATAGAGCCTGCTCCAGTGGCAGACTTTTAAAGGGAAATTGTTAAACACCAAGGTAGTCCCATGACGACATCAACAACCATTAACAAAGGCGAGCCGCCTAAGGATAATGGCTTGGCTTCGCAAGTTTTGCATCAAAAAGTCATCGGTTCACGTCGGTTTAGTAACTACTGGTGGGCAACTATCGTCACCTTGGGAGCTACGGGCTTTTTACTGGCTGGGATATCTAGTTACCTAAGAGTAAATTTACTCATAGTTACTGATCCAACTCAACTAGTCTTTTTTCCCCAAGGCTTAGTGATGGGGTTGTATGGTGCGGCAGGCTTGGTTTTAGCTTCATATCTATGGATAGTAATTCTATTGGACGTGGGTGGCGGATACAACGAATTTAATCGGGAAACTGGCAAAATCAAAATTTTTCGTTGGGGATTCCCTGGTAAAAACCGTCGTATCGAAATTGACTGCAACACTCAAGATGTACAATCTGTACGAGCACAAATCAAAGAGGGTTTAAATCCTCTTCGTGCATTGTACTTGCGTGTTAAAGGTCGCCGTGATATTCCCCTCACCAGAGTCGGGCAACCCATGTCTTTAACAGAGTTAGAAACGCAAGGTGCAGAATTAGCAAAATTTTTGGGAGTACCTTTAGAAGGTTTGTAAGTAATTTGAGATTTGGGATCAAACACCAGAGTAACTCATAGCAAGTTTGTAGCAACTAACAGTAAAAGTAAAAGAAATGACGAAAAAATAAGCAACTACTGCCAAAAAGCAATATCTTTGACAGTGTTACTGACACTTACAGAAGCTAAGATACTCTGGTTGAGTCTATAACTGGCGATGCGGTTAAAAATTTCTGAATTTTTAGTTGTGCTTGTGATTGTTGTTAGCTTGATCACAGCTGGATGTTCTACACAACAAGCAGCTTCTAATACTTCTTCTCCTAATTCCACAGCTACCGAGGCAAGCACAAAAACAACGACAGAGACAACCACATCTGTATCTGAAGTTACAAAAGAGGCTGTTCCTGGAATGAACAATTTACCAAGACTTGAAGGCAAAGCCACTGTAGAGATGATTGTTAATGGCTCGCCGATCACAATCGAAGTAGACGGCACCAATGCCCCGATCACGGCTGGCAACTTTGTAGATTTAGTCAAACGTGGGGTATACGATGGAGTGGCCTTTCATCGAGTCATCGGCCCTCAGAGTAACCCACCGCAAGATCCTTTTGTAGCTCAAGGTGGAGATCCTCAAAGCAAAGATCCCAAAGTTCCTGCACAACGTTTAGGAACAGGTAATTTTGTTGATCCTAAAACAGGTACTCCACGCTATATACCCTTAGAAATTAAACCAAAAGGGGCAAAGGAGCCGATTTACGGTAAAACAATTACCGAAACGCCGGAGTTACCTCACAAACTTGGTACAGTTGCTATGGCGCGATCGCAGGTGCCTAATTCTGCCTCCTCTCAGTTCTACTTTGCTTTGGCAGACTTATCTTTCTTAGATGGTAACTATGCTGTGTTTGGCAAGGTTACTAATGGTATGGAAGTAGTAAGCAAAATTAAGCAAGGCGATCGCATTGAATCTGCGAAAGTCACCCAAGGTGGAGAAAATCTTAAAAACGGCGGACAGTAATTAGGAGGGGGAGAGTGAGAGATAGGGAAGATGGGGAAGATGAGGAAGAATTTACTCTTATCACTTCCTCACCTTTCTCAACTCCTTGTTCCCGTGTCCTCCTTATTCCCCATTCCTAAAATTCAAAATTGGTAGAGGTTGTTGTTACTGGTATTAGTTTAATTTCTGCTTTAGGTAAAAGCCTAGAAGATAGCTGGCAAAAATTAATAGCAGGAAATTCTGCTATTAAAGTCTATCAACCATTTCCTGAACTAAAATCACATCCCCTTGGGTTGATTGGTAAGCAACCAGCGCAAGTAAAAAAACTGACTTCTTTGCTTGTCACTTCTGCTTTAAAAGACGCTGGTTTGGTTCCACCCTTACCAGATTGTGCTGTTGTCATTGGATCTAGTCGCAGTCAACAAGCAGCATGGGAAGAGATGGCACGGCAGATGCATGAAGAGTGGGAGAGAGGGAAAGGGGGAGAGAGGGAGAATCTATCAAAAATATTCCCCGCGTCACCGCGTCTCCATGTCCCCGCGTCCTCTTCTTTCCCCCTATGCTCTAGGAATTGGTTAGACACTCTTCCGCACATGAATGCGATCGCTGCGGCACGACAAATCGGTGCTACTGGAATTGTGTTGGCACCAATGGCAGCTTGTGCTACTGGTATTTGGGCGATTACCCAAGCTACCGAATTAATTAAAACTGGGCAAGTAGCGCGAGTTCTGGTTGGTGCGGTAGAAGCTGCAATTACACCACTGACGATTGCTGGCTTTGAGCAGATGGGTGCTTTGGCAAACACAGGGGCTTATCCCTTTGATTTGCACCGTGAAGGTTTAGTTCTGGGAGAAGGGGGAGCTTTATTCGTCTTGGAATCGGCAGAATTGGCAAAGCAACGCCAAGCAAAGGTGTATGCTCAAATTCTCGGCTTCGGTTTAACAGTAGATGCATTTCATCCAAATGCACCAGAACCAGAAGGTAAAAGTGCGATCGCTGCTATCAAGCAATGTTTAGAACGCAGCAACTTAACACCCAACGATATTGATTACATTCACGCTCACGGAACAGCCACGCAGATGAATGACCGGATAGAAAGTTTAGTTATACAACAGTTATTTACTCAAGGTGTGGCAGTCAGTTCTACCAAAGGTGCTACAGGACATACACTCGGTGCATCAGGAGCTTTGGGCATAGCTTTTTCTTTGCTGACATTGCAGCATCAAATTTTACCACCTTGTGTAGGGATAAAGAAACCAGAATTTGATTTGGATCTGGTGAGAGAAGCGCGTAAAGCTGAAATTCGACAAGTATTGTGTTTAGGTTTTGGGTTTGGGGGACAAAACGGGGCGATCGCGTTGGGTTTACCTACGAACGCGAATTGATGAAAACT
This genomic interval from Chlorogloeopsis sp. ULAP01 contains the following:
- the psbD gene encoding photosystem II D2 protein (photosystem q(a) protein), producing the protein MTIAVGRAPTRGWFDVLDDWLKRDRFVFVGWSGILLFPCAFLALGGWLTGTTFVTSWYTHGLASSYLEGCNFLTVAVSTPADAMGHSLLLLWGPEAQGNFTRWCQLGGLWPFIALHGAFGLIGFMLRQFEIARLVGIRPYNAIAFSAPIAVFVSVFLMYPLGQSSWFFAPSFGVAAIFRFLLFLQGFHNWTLNPFHMMGVAGVLGGALLCAIHGATVENTLFEDGEAANTFRAFNPTQAEETYSMVTANRFWSQIFGIAFSNKRWLHFFMLFVPVTGLWMSAVGIVGLALNLRAYDFVSQELRAAEDPEFETFYTKNILLNEGIRAWMAPQDQPHEKFVFPEEVLPRGNAL
- a CDS encoding photosystem I assembly protein Ycf4, with translation MTTSTTINKGEPPKDNGLASQVLHQKVIGSRRFSNYWWATIVTLGATGFLLAGISSYLRVNLLIVTDPTQLVFFPQGLVMGLYGAAGLVLASYLWIVILLDVGGGYNEFNRETGKIKIFRWGFPGKNRRIEIDCNTQDVQSVRAQIKEGLNPLRALYLRVKGRRDIPLTRVGQPMSLTELETQGAELAKFLGVPLEGL
- a CDS encoding peptidylprolyl isomerase translates to MITAGCSTQQAASNTSSPNSTATEASTKTTTETTTSVSEVTKEAVPGMNNLPRLEGKATVEMIVNGSPITIEVDGTNAPITAGNFVDLVKRGVYDGVAFHRVIGPQSNPPQDPFVAQGGDPQSKDPKVPAQRLGTGNFVDPKTGTPRYIPLEIKPKGAKEPIYGKTITETPELPHKLGTVAMARSQVPNSASSQFYFALADLSFLDGNYAVFGKVTNGMEVVSKIKQGDRIESAKVTQGGENLKNGGQ
- a CDS encoding beta-ketoacyl-ACP synthase, whose amino-acid sequence is MVEVVVTGISLISALGKSLEDSWQKLIAGNSAIKVYQPFPELKSHPLGLIGKQPAQVKKLTSLLVTSALKDAGLVPPLPDCAVVIGSSRSQQAAWEEMARQMHEEWERGKGGERENLSKIFPASPRLHVPASSSFPLCSRNWLDTLPHMNAIAAARQIGATGIVLAPMAACATGIWAITQATELIKTGQVARVLVGAVEAAITPLTIAGFEQMGALANTGAYPFDLHREGLVLGEGGALFVLESAELAKQRQAKVYAQILGFGLTVDAFHPNAPEPEGKSAIAAIKQCLERSNLTPNDIDYIHAHGTATQMNDRIESLVIQQLFTQGVAVSSTKGATGHTLGASGALGIAFSLLTLQHQILPPCVGIKKPEFDLDLVREARKAEIRQVLCLGFGFGGQNGAIALGLPTNAN